One stretch of Helicobacter jaachi DNA includes these proteins:
- the coaBC gene encoding bifunctional phosphopantothenoylcysteine decarboxylase/phosphopantothenate--cysteine ligase CoaBC codes for MRPIFTHQKILILISGSIAAYKILDCISQLRKYGAHIKVVMSSEACKFVQPLSFEALSGNVVLCEHNQSWSNDVNHIGYAKWADVVLVAPASANTIAKIAIGAADNVLLATLLASQAKKIIAPAMNTTMLYAPQTQENLHKLAGLGYEIIPPRAGLLACGDEGEGALANVQEIIFRLGRILHTKTRSLWHNRAVIVTGGGSKESIDCVRYISNYSSGKQASYLAIALYMLGAQVKLIASSALELPLGVEYVQVQSVQDYARATNEALNVRLDSINAKNADSKTSKTRPKASHSLDKAHKHIVFMAAALADYAPRFYNGKLKKQQVGDVLKLQCFKTPDVLDSIPAHSAFKIGFKAESDEASAQDYARDMLAKKHCDMVCLNVIGADNPFGSEENHIQIITQNNIQAVSGSKFDVSLAIASAFERFYDEL; via the coding sequence ATGCGGCCTATTTTTACCCATCAAAAAATCCTAATCCTCATAAGCGGCTCAATCGCTGCATATAAAATACTTGATTGCATCTCCCAGCTTAGAAAGTATGGCGCACATATTAAGGTGGTGATGAGTAGTGAGGCTTGCAAATTTGTCCAACCCTTAAGCTTTGAAGCCCTAAGCGGCAATGTCGTTTTATGCGAGCATAATCAATCATGGAGCAATGATGTTAATCATATTGGCTATGCAAAATGGGCAGATGTGGTGCTTGTCGCTCCTGCTAGCGCTAATACGATTGCTAAAATTGCCATAGGTGCGGCTGATAATGTCCTGCTCGCCACACTTTTAGCTAGTCAAGCTAAAAAAATCATCGCTCCAGCTATGAATACTACCATGCTCTATGCTCCCCAAACACAGGAAAATCTGCATAAGCTTGCGGGTTTAGGATATGAGATTATCCCTCCTCGCGCAGGGTTACTTGCTTGTGGTGATGAGGGTGAGGGCGCGCTTGCAAATGTGCAGGAGATAATATTTAGGCTAGGCAGAATCTTACATACTAAAACGCGCTCGCTTTGGCACAATAGAGCCGTGATTGTTACAGGTGGTGGCTCAAAAGAGAGCATAGATTGCGTGCGCTACATTTCTAACTACAGCAGCGGCAAGCAGGCAAGCTATCTTGCTATCGCGCTCTATATGCTAGGCGCTCAAGTAAAGCTCATCGCAAGCAGTGCATTAGAGCTGCCTTTAGGGGTGGAATATGTGCAGGTGCAAAGTGTGCAAGACTATGCACGCGCCACAAACGAAGCACTAAATGTGCGCCTAGATTCTATAAATGCCAAAAATGCAGATTCTAAAACCTCTAAAACGCGCCCAAAAGCATCTCATAGCCTAGATAAAGCACATAAACATATTGTGTTTATGGCAGCGGCATTAGCAGATTATGCGCCTAGATTCTATAATGGCAAGCTAAAAAAGCAGCAAGTGGGCGATGTATTAAAACTACAATGCTTCAAAACACCAGATGTGCTAGATTCTATCCCTGCGCATAGTGCTTTTAAAATTGGCTTTAAGGCTGAAAGCGATGAGGCAAGTGCGCAAGATTACGCGCGCGATATGCTAGCAAAAAAGCATTGTGATATGGTGTGCTTAAATGTCATTGGCGCGGATAATCCCTTTGGCAGCGAGGAAAATCACATACAAATTATCACACAAAATAACATTCAAGCAGTGAGCGGCTCAAAATTTGATGTGAGTTTAGCCATTGCTAGCGCGTTTGAAAGATTCTATGATGAGCTTTAA
- a CDS encoding ferritin: MISKEVVKMLNEQVAKEMYAANLYLSMSSWCYENSFDGAGLFLFQHAGEESDHAKRLITYLNETDSKVSIGQVAAPETKFKGLLDVFEKTYAHELKITQSINDLVDFTLQSKDYATFNFLQWYVKEQHEEEALFRGIVDKIRLIGSNGNDLYHADRFIKDQVK, encoded by the coding sequence ATGATTTCAAAAGAAGTTGTAAAAATGCTCAACGAGCAAGTGGCAAAAGAAATGTATGCAGCAAATCTCTATTTGAGTATGAGCTCTTGGTGCTATGAAAATAGCTTTGATGGTGCGGGGTTATTTTTGTTCCAACACGCAGGTGAAGAGAGCGACCACGCAAAACGTTTAATCACTTATCTTAATGAAACAGATTCTAAAGTGAGCATTGGGCAAGTGGCAGCACCTGAAACAAAGTTTAAAGGATTGCTTGATGTGTTTGAAAAAACTTACGCGCACGAGCTAAAAATCACGCAATCTATTAATGATTTAGTGGATTTCACATTGCAAAGCAAGGATTATGCGACATTTAATTTTTTGCAATGGTATGTCAAAGAGCAGCATGAAGAGGAGGCTTTATTCCGCGGCATAGTGGATAAAATTAGGCTTATTGGCTCTAATGGCAATGACCTCTACCACGCTGATAGATTTATTAAAGACCAAGTGAAATAA
- the pseB gene encoding UDP-N-acetylglucosamine 4,6-dehydratase (inverting): protein MVDSKTILVTGGTGSFGKKFVERVLKQHNPKKIIIYSRDELKQYEMAQVFKDKRMRYFIGDVRDKSRLEVALNGVDICIHAAALKHVPIAEYNPMECIKTNIDGASNVISACLSNNVKHIIALSTDKAANPINLYGATKLCSDKLFVTANNIKGSKDSKFSVVRYGNVVGSRGSVIPFFQKLIEQGAKELPITDERMSRFFITLESGVDFVLENLERMHGGEIFIPKIPSVKITQLATALAPNLPHKIIGIRPGEKLHEVMVPRDDSHLCVEFEKFYIIMPTINFQTPVNYHKTLKNEYGKDVESGFEYSSQTNSWWLSNDDILKIIQK, encoded by the coding sequence TTGGTAGATTCTAAAACGATTTTGGTTACAGGCGGCACGGGGAGCTTTGGCAAGAAGTTTGTCGAGCGTGTTTTAAAGCAGCATAATCCTAAAAAAATCATCATTTACAGCCGCGATGAACTTAAGCAATATGAGATGGCACAAGTCTTTAAGGATAAACGAATGCGCTATTTTATCGGCGATGTGAGGGATAAAAGCCGCCTTGAGGTTGCGCTAAATGGGGTAGATATTTGCATTCATGCCGCAGCGCTCAAGCATGTGCCCATTGCAGAATATAATCCTATGGAGTGTATAAAGACTAATATCGATGGCGCAAGCAATGTAATAAGCGCGTGTTTAAGCAATAATGTCAAACACATTATCGCGCTAAGCACGGACAAAGCAGCCAATCCCATTAATCTCTATGGCGCGACAAAGCTATGCAGCGATAAGCTTTTTGTAACAGCAAATAATATTAAGGGGAGCAAAGATTCTAAATTTAGTGTAGTGCGCTATGGCAATGTCGTGGGTTCGCGCGGCTCGGTCATTCCATTTTTTCAAAAGCTTATAGAGCAGGGCGCAAAAGAGCTACCTATCACTGATGAGCGTATGAGCAGGTTTTTTATCACTTTAGAATCTGGTGTAGATTTTGTGCTAGAAAATCTTGAGCGAATGCATGGCGGAGAGATTTTTATCCCTAAAATCCCAAGTGTGAAAATCACGCAGCTAGCCACTGCACTAGCCCCAAACCTGCCGCATAAAATCATTGGCATACGCCCGGGTGAGAAATTACACGAAGTGATGGTGCCGCGAGATGATTCTCATTTATGTGTAGAATTTGAAAAGTTTTATATCATTATGCCAACTATCAATTTCCAAACGCCTGTTAATTATCATAAAACTCTTAAAAATGAGTATGGTAAAGATGTTGAATCAGGCTTTGAATATAGCAGCCAGACGAATTCTTGGTGGCTTAGTAATGATGATATTCTCAAAATAATACAAAAATGA